The window TTTATTCAAGCTTCTCATGAAAATTATATTAACATGAACTTAACATCAATCTAACACGGCATATGGGAATGGATGGATCCATAGTTCACCCTCTATTCAATGAAAAAGAGCCCTTCGCGGGCCCTGCAACCGTCTACTTCATCTACGTCAACATCCGCACTGCGTAAACATCCTTACAAAATCCACGCAGCCCGTTATAAATCCGGGGTACCTTCGCTTCCTTGGATACGAGACCGAATACCGTCGGTCCGCTGCCCGACATCAATACACCATCCGCACCAAGCCTCTGCATGCATTCTTTGAGATGTCTCACCTCAGGATAAAGGTCCAGCGTCACTTCCTCAAGCACATTGCCGAGGCTTCCGCAAAGCTGATCGAATCGCTTCTCCCGAATCGCGTTTAGCACACCTTCCGTCGAAGGATGATTCTTAATCTCCCGAGCATTCAGCTTCCCGTAAATCTCCGATGTGGACACATTGATAGGCGGTTTCGCAAGTACGACCCAGCACTGAGGCGGCGAGACGATCGGTTCCAGCTTCTCTCCACGTCCTCTAGCGACAGCCGTCCCTCCCGTTACGCAGAAAGGTACATCCGAGCCAAGCTCCGCTCCAAGCACCTGCAGCTCTTCCATAGGGATGTTTAAGTCCCAAAGCCGATTCAAACCTCTAAGCGTCGCTGCCGCATCGCTGCTGCCCCCTGCTAGACCTGCCGCTACGGGGATCTGCTTGTCCAAATGGATGTACACGCCCTGTTTGACGTCGTATCGATCCTTGATAAGGCGTGCCGCCTGAAAGGCTAGGTTCTTCTCATCGAGCGGAATATAACCCGCCTGACTGGAAATGATGATGGTGTCCCGCGAAAGCTCCTGCATTTCGATCCGATCTGCTAGATCTACCATCGTCATGACCATCTCAACTTCATGGTAACCGTCTGATCTTTTATGTAAAACATCAAGGGATAAATTGATTTTAGCCGGTGCTTTTTCAAAAATTTTCATCAGATCACCTTCTTTTGCTCGTTTGCCGTTAAAATATTATAACAAAAGCGCAAAAAAAAAGCTAAAGCATTCGCTTTAGCTTTAGAAGGGACGCTGTTCCGCTTGCGTTGCTTGCTTCCATCCCGCAATTATTTGATTTAAACCCGCCGCATTAGGTTGTATTGGATTAGAAGGTCTATAGGTATTTACATTGGTCGTATTCGACGTGTAGGCAGCAGGTGTATAGGAAGATTGTGTTTGCTGCGTTCCACTGTATACGTTCTGATTAAAGCTCGTTTGAGGCTGTGAATAGGGTTGTTGGGAAGATACAGTTTGATAGGTGGACTGATTAAAATTCGACGGAGTGTAGCTAGACGGATTGGAAGCAGCTTGACTGTAGTTAGTTTGATTGAAGTTAGGCTGACTATAGTTAGGTTGAATGTTACTTTGCTGACTGTACGTTGATTGCGTCTGGTTGATTGTGGAAGCCGCAGGGTTATACTGTTTC is drawn from Paenibacillus sp. V4I7 and contains these coding sequences:
- the ispE gene encoding 4-(cytidine 5'-diphospho)-2-C-methyl-D-erythritol kinase, producing MKIFEKAPAKINLSLDVLHKRSDGYHEVEMVMTMVDLADRIEMQELSRDTIIISSQAGYIPLDEKNLAFQAARLIKDRYDVKQGVYIHLDKQIPVAAGLAGGSSDAAATLRGLNRLWDLNIPMEELQVLGAELGSDVPFCVTGGTAVARGRGEKLEPIVSPPQCWVVLAKPPINVSTSEIYGKLNAREIKNHPSTEGVLNAIREKRFDQLCGSLGNVLEEVTLDLYPEVRHLKECMQRLGADGVLMSGSGPTVFGLVSKEAKVPRIYNGLRGFCKDVYAVRMLT